The following coding sequences lie in one Phaeodactylum tricornutum CCAP 1055/1 chromosome 12, whole genome shotgun sequence genomic window:
- a CDS encoding predicted protein yields MPRGTTGTIRSSHKKTRTPKNRKKRPSGPPVGIDELMRAAESALHVQDPLQAISLCTVALLRKDVQDTVAVSLLEKRAEAKVSVADQEGARQDYTQALERLQSIWKTPDRVAAEETHITLEQLEQKASLELYIGQLSEGIDALQRYKNGIEDLRISLERRQANLSVDFGTEDETMSEDENQEEAERSTDSEITLTEIRKQLAAAYCSAAELFLTDLCFEESAEQDCESYLSQALTLLEEADGEPFVDALQTASSLRLSQQRGLEAVEYALRAFAKIKAGCQALTTLVGLREAEEPSVSATELLELESVQRLPGFEFRCQTAKLLLECSGVLQDAGNEDTRAEICIMAAIDVLGSLLAENDEVVEIWLLVGDAFAATQPPTVDAAIHHWERALAMLATVKTSIEQEAFEADDNEEDELQKQLEEVTCQMEDLGTKIEEMKAIREGNEEMET; encoded by the coding sequence ATGCCTCGTGGTACTACCGGAACTATTCGTTCTTCGCACAAAAAAACCCGTACTCCCAAGAACCGGAAAAAGCGGCCGTCCGGTCCTCCGGTCGGCATCGACGAACTCATGCGGGCAGCCGAATCCGCCTTGCATGTGCAGGATCCCTTGCAAGCAATCTCTCTATGCACGGTTGCCCTACTCCGGAAAGACGTGCAGGATACGGTAGCGGTGAGCCTTTTAGAAAAACGTGCCGAAGCCAAAGTCTCGGTGGCCGATCAGGAAGGAGCACGGCAGGACTATACGCAAGCACTGGAGCGATTGCAGAGTATTTGGAAGACCCCCGATCGTGTTGCGGCTGAGGAAACCCATATTACATTGGAACAACTCGAGCAAAAAGCAAGTTTGGAGTTGTACATTGGACAGCTCAGTGAAGGAATCGATGCCCTGCAAAGATACAAGAACGGTATCGAGGATCTGAGGATATCTTTGGAACGCAGACAGGCCAATCTGTCGGTCGACTTCGGGACGGAGGACGAAACCATGTCAGAAGATGAGAACCAAGAGGAAGCTGAAAGATCTACCGATTCAGAGATTACATTGACGGAAATTCGAAAACAGTTGGCGGCAGCTTATTGCTCTGCGGCCGAGCTCTTCCTGACAGATTTGTGTTTCGAAGAATCGGCCGAACAAGATTGCGAGTCATACCTATCTCAGGCTCTGACTTTGCTAGAGGAGGCGGATGGAGAGCCGTTTGTGGACGCCTTGCAAACTGCGTCGAGTCTGCGACTTTCTCAACAACGTGGTCTGGAAGCTGTCGAATACGCTTTGCGagcctttgccaaaatcaAAGCGGGTTGCCAAGCTCTGACTACGTTGGTGGGATTGCGCGAAGCAGAAGAGCCATCAGTATCTGCGACagagcttttggaactcGAATCGGTCCAAAGACTTCCAGGGTTTGAATTTCGATGTCAAACTGCGAAACTTCTATTGGAATGTTCTGGCGTGCTTCAAGACGCCGGGAATGAAGATACACGAGCAGAAATATGTATTATGGCTGCTATTGACGTCCTAGGTAGTTTGCTTGCAGAAAATGATGAAGTTGTCGAAATTTGGCTCCTGGTGGGTGATGCCTTTGCGGCCACTCAACCTCCAACAGTCGACGCAGCGATACACCATTGGGAAAGGGCATTGGCCATGTTGGCTACCGTAAAAACATCGATAGAGCAggaagcttttgaagcggacgacaatgaagaagacgagctCCAAAAACAATTGGAAGAAGTGACGTGCCAAATGGAAGATCTCGGTACCaagattgaagaaatgaaagcGATAAgggaaggaaacgaagaGATGGAAACGTAA
- a CDS encoding predicted protein (Highly expressed gene of unknown function. Contains one transmembrane domain and is homolous to genes from Halothermothrix orenii and Caldicellulosiruptor saccharolyticus, which are each thermophilic members of the firmicutes bacterial group. Has many ESTs under conditions of nitrate stress and in the oval morphotype.; Pt_44368 Gene of unknownn function) produces MSNNGASYQKTEGSSGSYQEIGGNGDGSSAAGGSGTIKKGLIAIGLVAILGIVYTVTSTRGDPQASVQKSIESSSTGLQVKANGKLKLFDDNNRYVMEDYDAKSTFSSFLPGVAGYFGKPVWAFYVNRGQAMATFGTESKDYPMLEFNPANKAYQLTPFVGFRTFVRGVRGTTSFQTEPFAPAKTRNLEDGDDQADKTKPKRILYVGANELEIQEIDGVLGLTTNVQYFILPEEDFGSLIRRTTLSNSGDTDLTIDVLDGLAKMEPFGGPLDGMLKAMGRTLEGWMGVYHADDTLTMPFYKLSTEPSDSASVKIEESGHYCLSFYEDDEMQATLLPIVFDTSKVFGADTSLEMPRGLSSSSVDDILDTPQYGFAKTSSAFSAASDITLKPGENITIATVYGRAFHVDDVPKIAGVVTAPGFVKSKFERARSMINELTAGVETKTVKPLFDGTVKQMFLDNSLRGGIPTIMGLVDSDATYDEDSRVKVFHSFSRIHGDMERDYNAFKIDATYFSQGPGNYRDVAQNRRNDVTFFPRMGSFDIQMFLSYIQADGYEPLTVEAVVYRFADSDKAVEIAKNVTNDAKSAKMLGDVLNGGPFRPGQLFALCENLGINLAVTNEVFINRVLEYAEDRAMAVFGQGYWADHWDYYMDMIDAYLEIFPDVEEEVMYDKPLRYFFSTATVKPRSEKYVLTLTYDAKSKHVLQLDSTYYDSEKAEEQQAFLDQNTGLLGIEANWQRTREGEPFMSSAIAKLFLLGSIKFAMRDAWGMGVEYEGGRPGWLDSMNGLPGMVGSGMPETYELYLLLQYVKKVVDTYDRPVHIPVELHTMLSTMNDALDTLEKAGYVDTEDMPAAVPKALFEYWDIVAAARESYRNDVQYYFSGNTTAYRATTVSRMCDRWLGEIQKGIDRSFKVATEGYGDDGTSGIPATFFAYDITKWELNSNRNAEGLPLVNALAMKVRKFPLFLEGPVRYMKIIQDNKERMKDIYERVLDSGLRDKQLNMYFLSASLEGQTFDMGRQIAFAPGWLENQSIWLHMSYKYYLQLLRGKLYEEFFSEMKGGGILPFMDPDVYGRSLMECSSFIASSAFPDPSIVGEGFLARLSGSTAEFMDIWKLMFIGPDLFSYNDKGKVEMKLIPALPSWLFDDPDGDSEPTLDDDGNYVVSFKLFASIPVTYHNAGGKDLFGIGPKSYKVSMFDSKPLEIDGPAIPEKIAFKIRRMSGVKSIDAYF; encoded by the exons ATGTCCAACAACGGGGCGTCGTACCAAAAGACCGAGGGCTCGTCCGGGAGTTACCAAGAAATAGGTGGTAACGGCGATGGTTCCTCGGCTGCGGGTGGTTCCGGCACTATCAAGAAAGGTTTGATCGCAATTGGTCTCGTGGCCATCCTGGGCATTGTTTACACCGTCACCAGTACGCGGGGCGATCCGCAAGCCAGCGTGCAGAAAAGCATCGAGTCTTCCAGCACTGGATTACAGGTCAAGGCGAACGGCAAGCTCAAGCTTTTCGACGACAACA ACCGTTACGTGATGGAAGATTACGATGCCAAATCAACCTTTTCCAGTTTCTTACCCGGCGTCGCTGGATACTTTGGCAAGCCCGTTTGGGCATTTTACGTCAACCGCGGTCAAGCCATGGCCACTTTCGGTACTGAATCGAAGGATTATCCCATGCTCGAATTCAATCCCGCTAACAAGGCGTACCAATTGACTCCCTTTGTGGGCTTTCGTACCTTTGTCCGCGGCGTGCGCGGCACGACATCCTTCCAAACGGAACCCTTTGCTCCCGCCAAAACACGTAATCTCGAAGATGGGGATGATCAAGCTGACAAGACCAAACCCAAGCGTATCTTGTACGTTGGTGCCAACGAGCTTGAGATTCAAGAAATTGACGGGGTCCTCGGTTTGACGACCAACGTTCAATATTTCATCCTTCCCGAAGAAGATTTTGGCAGTTTGATTCGTCGCACAACGTTATCCAACTCGGGAGACACAGACTTGACGATTGATGTCCTGGATGGACTTGCCAAAATGGAGCCCTTCGGTGGACCGCTGGATGGTATGCTCAAGGCCATGGGACGTACTTTAGAAGGTTGGATGGGCGTCTACCATGCGGATGATACCTTGACTATGCCCTTTTACAAGCTTTCCACGGAGCCTTCCGACTCGGCATCGGTCAAGATTGAGGAGTCCGGCCACTACTGCTTGTCCTTTtacgaagatgatgaaatGCAGGCGACTCTACTGCCCATTGTCTTTGATACGTCCAAGGTCTTTGGGGCCGACACATCCCTCGAAATGCCACGCGGTTTGTCCTCGTCCTCCGTGGACGACATTTTGGATACGCCCCAGTACGGGTTCGCCAAAACTTCGTCCGCATTTTCGGCCGCGAGTGACATTACTCTCAAACCTGGTGAGAACATTACTATTGCTACGGTCTACGGTCGGGCTTTCCATGTGGACGACGTCCCCAAGATTGCCGGGGTCGTTACCGCGCCCGGTTTTGTCAAAAGCAAATTCGAACGCGCCCGTTCTATGATCAACGAACTTACGGCGGGTGTCGAAACCAAAACCGTAAAACCGCTGTTTGATGGTACCGTCAAACAAATGTTCCTCGACAACAGCCTCCGTGGTGGTATCCCGACCATCATGGGCTTGGTCGATTCCGACGCGACCTACGACGAAGATTCTCGCGTCAAAGttttccattccttttcTCGTATTCACGGTGACATGGAGCGTGACTACAACGCCTTCAAGATTGACGCCACATACTTTTCGCAAGGTCCCGGTAACTACCGTGATGTCGCACAAAATCGACGCAATGATGTGACGTTCTTCCCGCGCATGGGTTCGTTTGATATTCAAATGTTTTTGTCTTACATTCAAGCCGACGGGTACGAGCCGCTGACGGTGGAAGCTGTAGTGTACCGCTTTGCGGATTCTGACAAGGCCGTTGAAATTGCCAAGAACGTGACGAACGATGCCAAATCGGCCAAAATGTTGGGCGACGTTTTGAACGGCGGCCCATTTCGACCCGGACAGCTGTTTGCCTTGTGCGAAAATTTGGGCATCAACTTAGCTGTCACCAATGAAGTATTCATCAATAGAGTTTTAGAGTACGCTGAGGACCGTGCGATGGCtgtttttggacaaggatacTGGGCCGACCACTGGGACTACTACATGGATATGATCGATGCGTATCTCGAAATCTTTCCGGATGTCGAGGAAGAGGTCATGTACGATAAGCCTTTGCGGTACTTTTTCTCGACTGCAACAGTAAAGCCTCGTTCCGAAAAGTATGTGTTAACGCTTACGTACGATGCCAAAAGCAAGCATGtccttcaattggattcgacGTATTACGATTCGGAAAAGGCTGAGGAACAGCAGGCCTTCTTAGACCAGAACACTGGCCTTTTAGGTATCGAAGCAAACTGGCAGCGTACACGCGAAGGAGAGCCTTTCATGAGTTCCGCCATTGCCAAGCTATTTCTGTTGGGTTCCATCAAGTTTGCCATGCGCGATGCCTGGGGCATGGGCGTTGAATACGAAGGTGGCCGTCCTGGATGGTTGGACAGTATGAACGGCCTCCCTGGTATGGTCGGTAGCGGCATGCCGGAAACATACGAACTTTACTTGCTCCTGCAATATGTCAAGAAGGTTGTGGACACTTACGACCGTCCTGTGCACATTCCGGTGGAACTACACACAATGCTGAGTACCATGAACGACGCATTAGATACTTTGGAAAAAGCTGGCTACGTGGACACGGAAGATATGCCTGCGGCCGTGCCCAAGGCGTTGTTTGAATATTGGGACATTGTTGCTGCCGCTCGTGAAAGCTACCGCAATGATGTCCAGTACTATTTCTCTGGCAACACGACGGCGTACCGCGCTACGACTGTGTCGAGGATGTGCGACCGATGGCTCGGAGAGATCCAGAAAGGCATTGACCGCTCGTTCAAAGTTGCTACGGAAGGATATGGAGATGACGGTACCTCAGGAATTCCGGCTACCTTCTTTGCCTACGACATAACCAAGTGGGAGCTTAACAGTAACCGTAACGCCGAAGGTCTTCCTCTCGTCAACGCTCTCGCAATGAAGGTTCGCAAATTCCCTTTGTTTTTGGAGGGGCCAGTCCGCTACATGAAGATCATTCAGGATAATAAGGAACGAATGAAGGACATCTACGAGCGTGTTCTCGACTCTGGCCTCCGCGACAAGCAACTCAATATGTACTTTTTGTCCGCCAGTTTGGAGGGCCAAACTTTTGATATGGGTCGCCAGATTGCCTTTGCGCCTGGTTGGCTTGAGAATCAGTCCATCTGGCTTCACATGAGCTACAAATATTATTTGCAGCTCTTGCGAGGAAAGCTCTACGAAGAGTTTTTTAGTGAGATGAAGGGAGGCGGTATCCTACCATTTATGGACCCTGATGTGTATGGTCGGTCACTTATGGAGTGCTCGTCCTTCATCGCCTCGTCCGCCTTCCCGGACCCGTCGATTGTTGGCGAAGGTTTCCTTGCTCGTCTCAGTGGTTCCACGGCCGAGTTCATGGATATTTGGAAACTTATGTTCATTGGACCCGATCTTTTCTCTTACAACGATAAGGGTAAAGTCGAAATGAAGCTGATTCCTGCCTTACCTTCGTGGTTGTTCGACGATCCCGATGGTGATAGCGAGCCTACTCTGGATGATGATGGCAACTACGTTGTCTCGTTTAAGCTTTTTGCATCCATTCCAGTGACTTATCATAATGCTGGTGGAAAAGACTTGTTCGGGATTGGCCCAAAGAGCTATAAGGTCAGCATGTTTGATTCCAAACCATTGGAGATTGATGGCCCAGCTATTCCAGAAAAAATAGCGTTCAAAATTCGTCGTATGTCCGGTGTCAAGTCGATTGACGCTTACTTCTAA